One window of the Mycobacterium haemophilum DSM 44634 genome contains the following:
- a CDS encoding ATP-binding cassette domain-containing protein, which produces MGKLNIQDLVVEYSSGGYAVRPIDGLNLDVEAGSLVILLGPSGCGKTTLLSCLGGILRPTSGSITFDGTEITALEGGALANHRRNSVGIVFQAFNLVPSLTALENVMVPLRAAGMSRVSARQRAEELLTRVNLAERMKHRPGDLSGGQQQRVAVARAIALDPPLILADEPTAYLDFIQVEEVLRLIRSLAQGERVVVVATHDSRMLPLADRVIELVPAVTSTNRPPETAHVKAGNVLFKQSTMGELIYVVSEGEFEIVRELANGGEEFVKVAGPGEYFGEIGVLFHMPRSATVRARTDATAVGYTSQAFRERLGVTRLADVIEDREISSD; this is translated from the coding sequence ATGGGCAAGCTAAACATTCAGGACCTCGTCGTCGAGTACTCCAGCGGTGGGTACGCCGTACGGCCGATCGACGGCTTGAACCTCGATGTGGAGGCGGGGTCGCTGGTGATCCTGCTCGGGCCTAGCGGCTGCGGGAAAACGACGTTGCTATCCTGCCTCGGCGGCATTCTGCGTCCGACGTCCGGATCAATTACGTTCGACGGCACCGAGATCACTGCGCTGGAGGGCGGCGCCCTGGCGAACCACCGGCGCAACTCGGTAGGGATCGTGTTCCAGGCATTCAATCTGGTGCCGAGCCTGACCGCCCTGGAGAACGTGATGGTCCCGCTACGCGCGGCAGGAATGTCACGCGTGTCCGCGCGGCAGCGCGCTGAGGAACTGCTGACGCGAGTCAATCTCGCCGAGCGAATGAAGCACCGCCCGGGTGATTTGAGCGGCGGTCAGCAGCAACGCGTCGCCGTTGCTCGCGCGATCGCACTGGATCCGCCCTTGATCCTCGCCGACGAACCAACCGCGTACCTCGACTTCATTCAGGTGGAGGAGGTGCTGCGGCTCATCCGCTCGCTCGCGCAGGGCGAACGGGTAGTGGTGGTCGCGACCCATGACAGTCGGATGTTGCCATTGGCCGACCGGGTAATAGAGCTGGTACCCGCGGTCACGTCGACGAATCGGCCGCCCGAAACGGCGCATGTGAAGGCTGGCAACGTGCTGTTCAAGCAGAGCACGATGGGCGAGCTGATTTACGTGGTATCCGAAGGTGAGTTCGAGATTGTGCGCGAATTGGCCAACGGCGGTGAGGAATTTGTCAAAGTAGCCGGGCCTGGGGAATATTTCGGCGAAATCGGCGTGCTGTTTCACATGCCACGCTCGGCGACCGTGCGCGCCCGCACCGATGCGACGGCCGTCGGCTACACATCGCAGGCGTTCCGTGAGCGACTCGGCGTGACACGGCTGGCCGATGTGATCGAGGACCGCGAGATTTCCAGCGACTGA
- a CDS encoding sensor histidine kinase: MRVLSLRTIVIVGQLSVIALVLTLGAWVWIGVTNDQYSQLDRRLDSVSSLGDIDTLLNSVQQTIPNRPTPDGNLVRTARIGGVTVSVPGDIVLPKLADGYANTAINGVQYRVRTFSAGPASIALAAPLAEAQHRINELHLRVLLICASVIGGTVLVGWVISLIMVTPFLLLAQQARAINAQSRPDEVQVRGVREAVEIAEAVEGMLARIGNEQERTKAALEAARDFAAVASHELRTPLTAMRTNLEVLSTLELASGQREEVIGDIIRTQSRIEATLTALERLAQGELTTIDDFVPFDVTELLDRAAHDALRIYPGLQVRLVPSPTILMVGLPTGLRLVIDNAIANAVKHGSATEIQLVVSSSNEGVEIAIDDNGTGVPETERAAVFERFTRGSTASRSGSGLGLALVAQQAELHGGNASLHTSPIGGTRLLLRLAGDGRGTA; the protein is encoded by the coding sequence ATGCGTGTGCTGTCACTGCGCACCATCGTCATCGTCGGGCAACTATCGGTGATTGCTCTCGTCCTCACCCTGGGCGCGTGGGTGTGGATTGGCGTCACCAACGATCAATACAGCCAGCTCGACCGCCGCCTAGATTCAGTCAGCAGCCTCGGCGATATCGACACACTGCTCAACAGCGTGCAGCAGACCATCCCCAATCGGCCCACACCGGACGGCAACCTGGTACGCACTGCACGCATTGGCGGAGTGACCGTGTCGGTACCCGGCGATATCGTCCTGCCCAAACTCGCAGATGGATATGCGAACACCGCCATCAACGGCGTGCAATACCGCGTCCGCACCTTCTCGGCGGGTCCGGCCTCAATTGCGTTAGCGGCACCGTTGGCCGAAGCGCAACATCGGATCAACGAACTGCATCTGCGGGTGTTGTTGATCTGCGCCAGCGTCATCGGCGGCACAGTCCTAGTCGGTTGGGTGATCTCGCTGATCATGGTCACTCCGTTCCTCCTGCTAGCCCAGCAGGCTCGCGCCATCAATGCGCAGTCCCGCCCAGACGAAGTTCAAGTCCGCGGTGTACGTGAAGCCGTCGAGATCGCCGAGGCAGTCGAGGGAATGCTGGCCCGCATCGGCAACGAACAAGAGCGCACCAAGGCAGCGCTCGAGGCGGCTCGTGACTTTGCCGCCGTCGCCTCACACGAGCTGCGCACCCCGTTGACCGCGATGCGCACCAACCTGGAGGTGCTGTCCACCCTGGAGTTGGCCTCCGGGCAGCGTGAGGAGGTAATCGGCGACATCATTCGCACTCAAAGCCGGATCGAAGCGACATTGACGGCGCTCGAACGGCTGGCACAGGGTGAACTGACCACCATTGATGATTTTGTCCCGTTCGATGTCACCGAGCTTTTGGATCGCGCCGCCCACGATGCGCTTCGCATCTACCCCGGTCTGCAAGTGCGGCTGGTGCCGTCGCCCACGATATTGATGGTTGGGTTGCCCACCGGGCTGCGGCTAGTGATCGATAACGCCATCGCCAACGCGGTCAAGCACGGTAGCGCCACCGAAATTCAGCTCGTCGTAAGCAGTTCCAACGAAGGCGTGGAAATCGCCATCGACGACAACGGCACCGGCGTGCCAGAAACCGAACGCGCCGCAGTTTTTGAGCGCTTTACCCGCGGGTCGACGGCATCGCGTTCAGGGTCCGGATTAGGGCTGGCACTGGTCGCCCAGCAGGCCGAGTTGCACGGCGGGAACGCGTCCCTACACACCAGCCCGATTGGTGGTACCCGACTTCTGCTGAGACTGGCGGGCGATGGCCGTGGCACGGCGTGA
- a CDS encoding NADP-dependent isocitrate dehydrogenase — MSAEQPTIIYTLTDEAPLLATYAFLPIVRAFTEPAGINVKTSDISVAARILAEFPDYLTEEQRVPDNLAELGRLTQLPDTNIIKLPNISASVPQLVAAIKELQAQGFKLPDYPQDPKSDQEIDIRNRYGKCLGSAVNPVLREGNSDRRAPKAVKEYARKNPHSMGEWSMASRTHVATMRHGDFYHGEKSMTLDRARDVKMELVTKSGKTVVLKPKVSLRDGDIIDSMFMSKKALCEFYEEQMEDARKTGVMFSLHVKATMMKVSHPIVFGHAVKTFYKEAFAKHQALFDELGVNVNNGLVDLYSKIESLPASQRDEIIQDLHACHEHRPELAMVDSARGISNFHSPSDVIVDASMPAMIRAGGKMYGADGRTKDTKAVNPESTFSRIYQEIINFCKTNGAFDPATMGTVPNVGLMAQQAEEYGSHDKTFEVPEDGTANIVDVATGEVLLTQNVETGDIWRLCVVTDAAIRDWVKLAVTRARNSGMPVLFWLDPYRPHENELIKKVRAYLKDHDTSGLDIQIMSQVRSMRYTLERLIRGLDTIAATGNILRDYLTDLFPILELGTSAKMLSIVPLMAGGGMYETGAGGSAPKHVKQLVEENHLRWDSLGEFLALAVSLEDLGTKTGNERATILAKTLDAATGKLLDNKKGPSRKAGELDNRGSQFYLAMYWAQELAAQTDDQQLAEHFTPLAETLAKHEDAIVAELNEAQGEAVDIGGYYAPDPELTKAVMRPSVVFNAALAAAQGG, encoded by the coding sequence ATGAGCGCCGAGCAGCCGACCATCATCTACACGCTGACTGACGAGGCGCCGCTGTTGGCGACCTACGCCTTTCTGCCGATAGTGCGTGCCTTTACTGAGCCGGCGGGCATCAACGTCAAGACCAGTGACATTTCGGTGGCGGCACGCATCCTGGCCGAGTTTCCCGATTACCTGACCGAAGAGCAGCGGGTACCGGACAACTTGGCAGAACTGGGCCGGCTGACGCAGTTACCGGACACCAACATCATCAAACTGCCGAACATCAGTGCCTCGGTGCCGCAGCTGGTGGCCGCCATCAAGGAATTGCAGGCTCAGGGCTTCAAGCTTCCGGATTATCCGCAGGACCCGAAGTCCGACCAGGAAATCGACATCCGTAACCGCTACGGCAAATGCCTTGGCAGCGCGGTGAACCCGGTGCTGCGGGAAGGCAACTCCGACCGCCGCGCGCCCAAGGCGGTGAAGGAGTACGCACGCAAGAACCCACACAGCATGGGCGAGTGGTCGATGGCCTCGCGCACGCACGTCGCGACCATGCGGCACGGCGACTTCTATCACGGCGAGAAGTCGATGACTTTAGACCGCGCGCGGGACGTGAAGATGGAGCTGGTCACCAAGAGCGGCAAGACGGTCGTGCTCAAACCTAAGGTGTCGCTGCGGGACGGCGACATCATCGACAGCATGTTCATGAGCAAGAAAGCCTTGTGCGAGTTCTACGAGGAACAGATGGAGGATGCCCGCAAGACTGGTGTGATGTTTTCGCTGCACGTCAAGGCGACGATGATGAAGGTGTCACACCCCATCGTCTTCGGCCACGCGGTAAAAACCTTCTACAAGGAAGCCTTCGCCAAGCACCAGGCGCTGTTCGACGAACTGGGCGTCAACGTCAACAACGGGTTGGTCGATCTCTACAGCAAGATCGAGTCGCTACCCGCGTCGCAGCGCGACGAGATCATCCAAGACCTGCACGCGTGCCACGAACACCGACCCGAGCTGGCCATGGTCGACTCAGCGCGCGGAATCTCGAACTTCCATTCGCCCAGTGACGTCATCGTGGACGCGTCGATGCCAGCGATGATCCGCGCGGGCGGCAAGATGTACGGCGCCGACGGGCGGACCAAGGACACCAAAGCCGTGAACCCCGAGTCCACCTTTTCCCGCATCTACCAAGAAATCATCAACTTCTGTAAGACCAACGGCGCGTTCGACCCGGCGACCATGGGTACCGTCCCCAACGTCGGCCTGATGGCGCAACAGGCAGAGGAGTACGGTTCGCACGACAAAACGTTCGAGGTTCCCGAGGACGGCACCGCCAACATCGTGGACGTCGCGACGGGCGAGGTGCTGCTGACCCAGAATGTGGAAACCGGCGACATCTGGCGGTTGTGCGTCGTCACGGACGCGGCGATTCGCGACTGGGTCAAGCTGGCCGTCACCCGGGCGCGCAACTCCGGCATGCCGGTGTTGTTTTGGCTGGACCCGTACCGTCCACACGAGAACGAGCTGATCAAGAAGGTACGGGCGTACCTGAAAGATCACGACACCAGTGGCCTCGATATCCAGATCATGTCGCAAGTGCGTTCCATGCGTTACACCCTGGAACGCCTGATCCGCGGGCTGGATACCATCGCCGCCACCGGCAACATCCTGCGGGACTATCTCACCGACCTGTTCCCGATCTTGGAGCTGGGGACCAGCGCCAAGATGTTGTCCATCGTGCCGCTGATGGCCGGTGGCGGAATGTATGAAACGGGGGCGGGTGGATCGGCGCCCAAGCACGTCAAGCAGCTGGTCGAAGAGAATCATCTGCGGTGGGACTCGTTGGGTGAGTTCCTCGCGCTGGCCGTCAGCCTGGAAGACCTGGGCACCAAGACCGGCAATGAGCGGGCCACGATCTTGGCTAAGACGCTGGATGCGGCAACCGGCAAGCTGCTGGACAACAAGAAGGGTCCGTCGCGCAAGGCCGGTGAGCTCGACAACCGCGGAAGCCAGTTCTACCTCGCCATGTACTGGGCGCAAGAACTTGCCGCGCAAACCGATGATCAGCAGCTGGCCGAACACTTCACCCCACTTGCCGAAACGTTGGCCAAACACGAAGACGCCATCGTCGCCGAGCTCAACGAGGCCCAAGGTGAGGCGGTCGATATCGGCGGCTACTACGCACCGGACCCTGAGCTGACCAAGGCGGTGATGCGGCCGAGCGTCGTGTTCAATGCCGCGCTGGCGGCTGCGCAAGGCGGCTAG
- a CDS encoding polysaccharide deacetylase family protein has protein sequence MVRTCDRGHAVSELNRRRFLGTLAAATVAGVGAARLVVNPQPRTFAQAPVAAELTTAPSATGLLPPPPTSARIRLPGGGALSKLPGRGDLLALTVDDGVNSEVVRAYTQFAKDTGIRLTFFVNGVYDSWTDNLSMLRPLVESGQIQLGNHTWSHPDLTAMTKSEIAKQLTRNDDFLKKSYGIGAKPYWRPPYAKHNATIDAVAADLGYTVPTLWSGSLSDSTLITEDYIVKMADEYFTPQAIVIGHLNHLPVTHVYPQLVDIIRSRNLRTVTLNDVFLKTP, from the coding sequence ATGGTGCGCACGTGTGATCGAGGCCATGCCGTGTCAGAGCTAAACCGGCGTCGTTTCTTAGGCACGCTCGCCGCGGCCACTGTGGCCGGCGTCGGCGCAGCACGCCTCGTGGTCAACCCGCAACCGCGAACATTCGCCCAAGCTCCGGTGGCTGCCGAGCTGACGACGGCTCCCAGCGCCACGGGCTTATTGCCGCCGCCACCAACGAGTGCCCGCATCCGGCTGCCTGGCGGCGGCGCGCTATCGAAGCTCCCGGGTCGTGGCGATCTGCTCGCACTTACCGTCGACGACGGCGTCAACAGCGAGGTGGTGCGTGCCTACACGCAGTTCGCCAAAGACACCGGGATACGGCTGACGTTTTTCGTCAATGGGGTCTACGACTCCTGGACCGACAACCTGTCGATGTTGCGACCGTTGGTGGAATCTGGCCAGATCCAACTCGGCAACCACACCTGGTCTCACCCGGATCTGACGGCAATGACGAAGAGCGAGATCGCCAAACAGCTCACCCGCAACGACGACTTCCTGAAGAAGAGCTACGGGATCGGCGCGAAACCATACTGGCGCCCACCGTATGCCAAGCACAACGCCACTATTGACGCGGTGGCCGCCGACCTCGGCTACACCGTGCCAACCCTATGGTCAGGTTCGCTGTCGGATTCCACGTTGATCACCGAGGACTACATCGTCAAGATGGCCGACGAGTACTTCACCCCGCAAGCCATCGTGATCGGACACCTCAACCACCTACCGGTCACCCACGTCTACCCGCAACTCGTCGACATCATCCGCTCGCGAAATCTTCGCACCGTCACCCTCAACGACGTATTCCTCAAAACCCCGTAG
- a CDS encoding acyl-CoA dehydrogenase family protein, which translates to MTFSLQLSDDVLEVRDWVHKFAAEIIRPAAAEWDEREETPWPVIQEAAKVGLYSSEFFGQQAAEPTGLAMLTVFEEMFWGDAGIALSIMGTGLAAAALAGNGTPEQLGRWLPEMFGTPDDPKLGAFCSSEPDAGSDVGAIRTRARYDESTREWVLNGTKTWATNGGIANVHIVVASVYPDLGTRGQATFVIPGSIKGLTQGQKFKKHGIRASHTAEVVLDDVRLPEDYILGGRDKFDARIARVKSGASAGGQAAMKTFERTRPTVGAMAVGVARAAYEYALEYACQREQFGRKIGEFQAVAFKLADMKCRIDAARLMVWRAGWMARNNQSFDSAEGSMAKLVASETAVYVTDEAIQILGGNGYTRDYPVERMHRDAKIFTIFEGTSEIQRLVVSRALTGLSIR; encoded by the coding sequence ATGACGTTCTCACTGCAGCTGAGCGATGATGTGCTTGAGGTGCGTGATTGGGTCCACAAGTTCGCGGCCGAGATCATCCGCCCCGCCGCAGCCGAATGGGACGAACGAGAGGAAACTCCCTGGCCGGTGATCCAGGAGGCCGCGAAGGTAGGTCTCTACTCTTCGGAGTTCTTCGGTCAGCAGGCCGCTGAGCCCACCGGGCTGGCCATGCTCACCGTATTCGAGGAAATGTTCTGGGGCGACGCCGGCATCGCGCTCTCCATCATGGGCACCGGGCTGGCGGCAGCAGCGTTGGCGGGCAACGGAACTCCAGAACAGCTGGGCCGCTGGCTACCGGAGATGTTCGGTACGCCCGACGACCCCAAGCTCGGTGCGTTCTGCTCATCCGAGCCAGACGCCGGTTCTGATGTCGGCGCCATCCGCACCCGCGCGCGCTACGACGAGTCGACCCGCGAGTGGGTTCTCAATGGCACCAAGACTTGGGCGACCAACGGCGGTATCGCCAACGTGCACATCGTGGTGGCATCGGTCTACCCGGACCTGGGCACCCGCGGCCAGGCCACGTTCGTCATCCCTGGGAGCATCAAAGGTTTGACTCAGGGGCAGAAATTCAAAAAGCATGGGATCCGCGCGTCACACACCGCCGAGGTGGTGCTCGACGACGTCCGACTGCCCGAGGACTACATCCTCGGCGGCCGGGACAAGTTCGACGCTCGGATCGCCCGGGTCAAATCCGGTGCCTCCGCGGGTGGGCAGGCAGCGATGAAGACCTTCGAGCGCACTCGGCCCACTGTCGGCGCGATGGCTGTCGGAGTGGCCCGAGCCGCCTATGAATATGCTCTCGAATATGCTTGCCAGCGTGAGCAATTCGGACGCAAGATCGGTGAATTCCAGGCGGTCGCGTTCAAGCTAGCAGATATGAAATGCCGGATCGACGCGGCTCGTCTGATGGTGTGGCGGGCTGGCTGGATGGCGAGAAATAACCAGAGCTTCGACTCGGCGGAGGGCTCGATGGCCAAGCTGGTGGCCAGCGAGACCGCGGTCTATGTCACCGACGAAGCCATCCAGATCCTGGGCGGCAATGGGTACACCCGCGACTACCCCGTGGAGAGGATGCACCGCGACGCCAAGATCTTCACGATCTTCGAGGGCACCAGCGAAATCCAGCGCCTGGTGGTTTCGCGGGCGTTGACGGGCCTGTCCATCCGCTGA
- a CDS encoding ABC transporter permease produces the protein MLFAALRDVQWRKRRLTVAIVSTGLVFGMTLVLTGLVNGFRVEAQRTVDSMGVDTFVVKSGAYGPFLGSTPFAQVDLARVASVPGVVAAAPLATAPVTVTQGASARNVTAFGAPERGPGMPRVSQGRPPSTPDEVATSSTLDRRVGDDLQVGAHTLRIVGIVPNSTALAKVPNIFLTTEGFQRLAYNGQPTVTSIGVVGNATQLPTGYQTADRRVAVNDLMRPLKVAVDAITILAVLLWVVAALIVGSVVYLSALERLRDFAVFKAIGVPTRSIMAGLALQAVVVALLATVVGGIFSLLLTPLFPMIVAIPAGAFATLPVIAVVIGLLASVAGLRRVIAVDPALAFGGP, from the coding sequence ATGTTATTTGCGGCTTTGCGCGATGTGCAGTGGCGCAAGCGGCGTCTCACCGTCGCAATTGTCAGCACTGGACTGGTCTTCGGGATGACACTGGTTCTGACCGGACTTGTGAACGGTTTTCGAGTCGAGGCTCAGCGAACCGTCGATTCCATGGGTGTCGATACATTCGTGGTCAAGTCCGGTGCGTACGGACCGTTTCTGGGTTCGACGCCGTTCGCCCAAGTTGACCTGGCCCGGGTGGCTAGTGTTCCCGGCGTTGTGGCTGCAGCCCCACTAGCGACGGCGCCGGTGACTGTCACGCAGGGCGCATCGGCGCGAAACGTCACCGCGTTCGGGGCGCCGGAGCGCGGACCCGGCATGCCGCGTGTATCGCAGGGGCGACCACCATCGACGCCGGATGAGGTCGCGACATCGAGCACCCTGGATCGGCGTGTCGGCGACGATTTGCAGGTCGGTGCGCACACCTTGCGGATCGTCGGCATTGTGCCGAACTCCACCGCATTGGCCAAGGTTCCCAACATCTTCCTGACCACCGAGGGCTTCCAAAGACTGGCATATAACGGGCAGCCGACGGTCACGTCGATCGGAGTCGTCGGCAATGCAACACAGCTCCCGACCGGGTATCAGACCGCCGATCGAAGAGTTGCTGTCAACGATCTGATGCGCCCATTGAAGGTTGCGGTGGATGCGATCACGATCCTTGCGGTCTTGCTGTGGGTCGTGGCGGCGTTAATTGTCGGATCAGTGGTCTACCTCTCCGCACTCGAACGGCTGCGCGATTTTGCGGTGTTCAAGGCGATCGGCGTGCCGACGCGGTCGATCATGGCGGGCCTCGCGCTACAGGCGGTCGTGGTGGCGCTACTTGCCACAGTGGTAGGCGGCATTTTTTCGCTGCTGCTGACACCGTTGTTCCCGATGATTGTCGCGATTCCTGCTGGCGCTTTCGCGACGCTACCGGTGATCGCGGTAGTGATCGGGCTGCTGGCCAGCGTCGCTGGACTACGGCGTGTGATCGCGGTCGATCCGGCACTCGCGTTCGGAGGTCCCTGA